In Thermococcus sp. 21S7, one DNA window encodes the following:
- a CDS encoding SDR family oxidoreductase, whose translation MAVKNKLVVVTGGAGFIGSHIAWELVKDNEVIVIDNLHTGKEENIPPGAKLVRADVRDYESIAELISHADYIFHEAAQVSVVESVRDPVFTEEVNVLGTLNILRALLEGHGKLVFASSAAVYGDNPNLPLKETERPRPLSPYGVTKATAEEYLRVYHELYGLPVVSLRYFNVFGPRQGFNQYAGVISIFINRALENEPLVIFGDGRQTRDFIYVKDVVRANILVAESRRSNGRVFNVATGKGTTILELAMKVIEITGANSPVLFDKPRPGDIRHSLADISEIRSLGFEPEFSLEDGLKKTVEWYQGRK comes from the coding sequence ATGGCGGTAAAAAACAAACTCGTCGTGGTCACGGGAGGGGCGGGCTTTATAGGCTCCCACATCGCCTGGGAGCTGGTTAAGGACAACGAGGTAATCGTCATCGACAACCTCCACACTGGGAAGGAGGAGAACATCCCGCCGGGAGCGAAGCTCGTGAGGGCGGACGTAAGAGATTACGAATCGATAGCGGAGCTGATAAGCCACGCCGATTACATTTTTCACGAGGCGGCGCAGGTGAGCGTCGTCGAGAGCGTACGCGACCCGGTCTTCACGGAAGAAGTCAACGTCCTCGGAACGCTCAACATCCTGAGGGCCCTCCTGGAAGGCCATGGGAAGCTGGTCTTCGCCTCCTCCGCCGCTGTTTACGGGGACAATCCGAACCTGCCGCTGAAAGAAACGGAGAGGCCGAGACCTCTTTCCCCCTACGGTGTGACCAAGGCGACCGCAGAGGAGTACCTCCGCGTTTACCACGAACTCTACGGCCTGCCCGTCGTCTCTCTCCGCTACTTCAACGTCTTCGGACCGAGGCAGGGCTTTAACCAGTACGCGGGAGTTATAAGCATCTTCATCAACCGCGCCCTGGAGAACGAGCCCCTCGTTATCTTCGGCGACGGCAGGCAGACCAGAGACTTCATCTACGTGAAGGACGTCGTTAGGGCAAACATACTGGTCGCCGAAAGCAGGAGGAGCAACGGAAGGGTTTTCAACGTCGCAACCGGAAAGGGAACGACCATTCTCGAACTGGCGATGAAGGTTATCGAGATAACCGGCGCCAACAGTCCGGTACTCTTCGACAAGCCCAGGCCCGGGGATATAAGGCACAGCCTCGCGGACATAAGTGAGATTAGGAGTCTCGGCTTCGAACCGGAGTTCTCATTGGAGGACGGACTGAAGAAAACGGTGGAGTGGTATCAGGGGCGGAAGTAG
- a CDS encoding ATPase domain-containing protein, producing MTVERISVGIPGLNSMLGGGLIPGRTYLIKGAPGTGKTTLAMHFAMAGVACGENVLYVTLEEPAENLKTDMERLGFNLSSPNLTIIDATPTAERYVLVENFFESFSEGMDKMISAIKDQFRQRYYHRVVLDPITMIKMTTREEIEYRRAFLTFVKTMTRLKTTVLITSELEKTNVEEYLVNGVIELKMFEIQGKLTRGIRITKFRGSGFDGTIRPYEITDRGIVVYHDRFISLP from the coding sequence ATGACCGTCGAGAGAATCTCAGTTGGCATACCCGGGTTGAATTCCATGCTCGGGGGCGGCCTGATTCCGGGACGGACGTATCTGATAAAAGGTGCCCCCGGTACAGGGAAGACTACCCTAGCCATGCATTTCGCGATGGCCGGTGTGGCCTGTGGAGAGAACGTGTTGTATGTTACGCTGGAGGAGCCGGCCGAAAATTTGAAAACCGATATGGAGCGGCTTGGCTTTAACCTGAGTTCTCCCAATTTGACTATAATAGACGCAACCCCGACCGCGGAGAGGTACGTCCTCGTGGAGAACTTCTTTGAGTCGTTTTCCGAAGGTATGGACAAGATGATTTCGGCCATAAAGGACCAATTCCGGCAGAGGTACTACCATCGTGTGGTTCTTGACCCGATAACCATGATTAAAATGACAACCCGCGAGGAGATAGAGTATCGGCGTGCCTTTTTGACCTTTGTGAAGACCATGACACGGCTTAAGACAACCGTTCTGATAACCTCCGAGCTGGAAAAGACGAACGTTGAGGAGTACTTGGTGAACGGTGTAATTGAGCTTAAGATGTTTGAGATTCAGGGCAAGCTAACGAGGGGTATACGAATAACAAAATTCAGGGGCAGTGGCTTTGATGGTACGATACGGCCGTACGAGATAACCGACCGTGGAATCGTCGTCTATCACGACCGCTTTATATCTCTACCCTGA